The Pleomorphomonas sp. T1.2MG-36 DNA segment CCAGATCCTCACCGAGGCGGGCCTTCTGCCCGGCGCGCTGATGCGCAACGCCCACCTTCGCTTCGTCTGCAAGGAAGTGAAGCTCGAGGTTACCAACAACGACACCGACTTCACCCGCGCCTACGCCAAGGGCCAGGTGATCCGCTGCCCGGTGGCTCATCACGACGGCAACTATTTTGCCGACCCGGAAACCCTGGCGCGCCTCGAGGGCGAGGGCCGCGTGGCCTTCCGCTACGCCGACGGCACGAATCCCAACGGCTCGATCAACGATATCGCCGGCATCCTCAACGACGCCGGCAACGTGCTGGGCATGATGCCGCACCCCGAAAATCTGATCGAAGCCCTGCACGGCGGTCTCGACGGTCGCGGTCTGTTCGAGAGCGTCGTCACCTCCATCGCTGCCTGACGCGGTCGGTGCACCATCGGTTGTGATTGTGCACATTGACAGTTATTGCGAGCCGATTAACCTCTACTTTTCCCAAAAAGCAGATAGCGTTCCGTTTTTTCCGCACGGCCGGCTTCGGTAACCATTTGTCTGTCACGAACGGGCATCTGTGTTAACTGGATCAACATTGGCCGGAGCGTTCTGCCATGCTGTCTCGCCTGGTGTTCTACGGTCGCACCAACGTCAAAATCGGTGAGTCTGCCGGGATGATCAAAAGCATCCTGGCGGCGGCAAGTGAGTATAGCCCAGCTTCCGGACTGACCGGCGGCTTGGTCTTCAACGAGAAGTACATGATGGAGGCCATCGAAGGCGCGCGCGAGCAGGTCTCGAAGCGCCTGCGGCTGCTGTTCGAAGACCCTCGCATCGAAGATCTGACGGTTCTCGCCATCACCACCATCGACAAGCGGGTGTTCGAGGGCTGGGCCGTCGGCTACGCCGGCCGAACCATCGACGCCGAGCGCCTCTATCTGAAATACAGCCCGACGGTCGACATCAACCCGACGACCATGTCGGCGGCGGCGGTACTCGACTTCGTGCGGGAATTCTGCGCCCTCGATACGCTTTACGTGCAGCGCACCGGGCTTGCCGACCTGCGTTCGCCGACCCTGCCGCCGCAGCCGCCGGCCGCCGCGCTGCGCCCTGCGCCGCCCAGGCAGGACCCGCCGGTCGAGACCATCAGGGTCGTCAACACCAAGACCATGGCATCAATCTGAGGACGGCCACCGTTCGCGCCTGAAAAATAGCCGACACCCTGTTTTTTGTGCCGCCGCTTTCTTGCGGTTTTGCGCCAGTCGTTCTATCCCCTGCCCCAACCGCCGGCCCGGTCTCCAGGGGGTTTGCCCGTGTTCCAGAACGATATCGACATCACGCCCGACCTCATCGCCCGCCATGGGCTCAAGCCCGACGAGTATGAGCGCATCCTCCGTCTGATCGGGCGCAAGCCGACCTTGACGGAACTCGGCATCTTCTCGGCCATGTGGAACGAGCACTGCTCCTACAAGTCGTCCAAGAAGTGGCTGAAGACGCTGCCGACCAAGGGCGACAAGGTCGTCATCGGCCCGGGCGAGAATGCCGGCGTGATCGACATCGGCGACGGCGACGTTGCCATCTTCAAGATGGAGAGCCACAACCACCCGTCCTACATCGAGCCCTATCAGGGCGCGACGACGGGCGTCGGCGGCATCCTGCGCGACGTGTTCACCATGGGCGCGCGGCCGATCGCCGCCATGAACTCGCTGTCCTTCGGCGAGCCGGATCATCCCAAGACCCGCCATCTCGTCGCCGGTGTGGTCGCCGGTGTCGGCGGCTACGGCAATTCCTTCGGCGTTCCGACCATCGGCGGCGAAGTCCGCTTCCATGCCCGCTACAATGGCAACTGCCTCGTCAACGCCTTCGCCCTGGGCATCGCCCGGCGCGACGGCATCTTCCTTTCGGAGGCCAAGGGCGTCGGCCTGCCTGTCGTCTATCTCGGCGCCAAGACCGGCCGCGACGGCGTCGGTGGCGCCACCATGGCCTCGGCGGAGTTCGACGACACCATCGAGGAGAAGCGTCCGACCGTGCAGGTCGGCGACCCCTTCACCGAGAAGCGCCTGCTGGAAGCCTGCCTCGAGCTGATGAAGACCGGCGCCGTCGTCGCAATCCAGGACATGGGCGCCGCCGGCCTCACCTGCTCGGCCGTTGAAATGGGCGCCAAGGGCAACCTCGGCATCCGCCTCGACCTCGACCGCGTGCCGCAGCGCGAAGAGGACATGACGCCCTACGAGATGATGCTCTCCGAAAGCCAGGAGCGCATGCTGATGGTGCTGGAGCCCTCCAAGGAGAAGGAGGCCGAGGCCGTCTTCCGCAAGTGGGAGCTCGACTTCGCCGTTTGCGGCGAGACCACCGACGACCTGCGCTTCCGCATCATCTGGCAGGGCAAGGAAGTGGCCGACCTGCCGATCAAGGAACTGGGCGACGAAGCCCCCGAATACGACCGTCCCTGGGTCGAGCCCAGGAAGGCGGCGCCGCTCTCGGCCGATGCCATTCCGGCCGTCAACGACGTCGGCGCCGCGCTCGTCCGCCTGATGGGCGCACCGGACCAGTCGTCGCGTGCCTGGGTCTACGAGCAGTACGACTGCCTCGTCCTGGGCAACTCGGCGCAGATCCCCGGCGGCGACGCCGGTGTCGTCCGCATCGAAGGCAAGAACAAGGCGCTCGCCATGTCGGCCGACGTGACGCCGCGCTACTGCGACGCCGATCCGTTCGAGGGCGGCAAGCAGGCCGTGGCCGAGAGCTGGCGCAACGTCACCGCCGTCGGCGGCGACCCGATCGCGCTGACCGACAATCTCAACTTCGGCAACCCGGAGAAGCCCGAGGCCATGGGCCAGTTCGTGCGGGCGCTTCAGGGCATCGCCGAGGCCTGCCGGGCGCTGAACTTCCCGATCGTCTCGGGCAACGTGTCGCTCTACAACGAGACCAACGGCGAAGGCATCCTGCCCTCCCCCACCATCGTCGGCGTCGGCCTCTTGCCGGACGTGACGAAGATGGCCACCATCGCCTTCAAGGCCGATGGCGACGAGGTTCTTCTCATCGGCGGCCACGGCAGCCACCTCGGCCAATCCGTCTATCTGCGCGATCTGCACGGCCGCGAGGAAGGCACGCCGCCGCCGGTCGACCTTGCGCTTGAAAAGAAGCACGGCGACTTCGTGCGTGGTCTCATCGCCTCCGGCCGCGTTTCTACCTGTCACGACCTTTCCGACGGCGGCCTTGCCGTGGCGCTGGCCGAAATGGCCATGGCCGGCCGGCGCGGCGTCAGCGTCGCGCTTGGCGGCCTAGCGCCGCACGTGGCCGCGTTCGCCGAGGATCAGGCCCGCTACCTGATCGCCGTGAAGCCTGGCGACAGCGCCGCCATCCTGGCCGACGCCGCCAAGGCCGGCGTCAGCGTCGAGCGGGTCGGAACGGTGGGCGGCGACGCGGTCGACTTCGGCCCCGCCGGCAAGGCGTCCATCGCCGATCTCAAGGCGGCTTATGATGGCTGGTTCCCGGCCTTCATGGGCGGCAAGGCGTAAGCACGGCCGATCCGGATCTGCGGAATATGCTCGAAGGTGTCAGCCCGGAGCATTTCCTTTTTGACCGGATGATGCCATCTGATCGAAGGGTGCCGGGCGACTCCCGGCCGGCAACGAGAAGAAGGATGCTCGACATGGCCATGCAGGCAAGAGACATCGAGGCGATGATCAAGGAAGCGCTGCCGGACGCCAGCGTCGAAATCCGCGATCTTGCCGGAGACGGCGATCATTATTCGGCCATCGTCGTATCGGAAGCCTTCCGCGGCCTGTCGCGGGTCAAGCAGCATCAACTCGTTTACGACGCACTCAAAGGAAAAATGGGTGGCGAGCTGCATGCCCTTGCACTTCAGACCAGCGCGCCTTAACTTTGAATGCTTCCAATTCGGACCTTGAATCCGATCGACCGAGGTAGACCCATGGCTGACATCAAGTCGTTCATCGACAACGAAGTGAAGAGCAACGATATCGTCCTGTTCATGAAGGGCACGCCGGACTTTCCACAGTGCGGCTTCTCCGGGCAGGTCGTGCAGATCCTCGGCTACCTCGGCGTGCCGTTCAAGGGCGTCAACGTGCTGGACAACCCCGAACTGCGCGATGGCATCAAGGCCTATTCCAACTGGCCGACGCTGCCGCAGCTCTACGTGAAGGGCGAATTCGTCGGCGGCTGCGACATCGTCCGTGAGATGTTCCAGAAGCAGGAGCTTCAGGCTCACCTGAAGGAGGCCGGTATCGCCGTCAACGAGGCGGCCGCGGAGTAAGGTCAGGCCACTGCCGATGCGTTTTGGAAAGCCCTCGTCGCTGCGTCGACGGGGGCTTTTCGTTTGTCGCAAGAGCCTAAAGCCCGCCACGGACAGCCTTCAAGCGCCAGGAAAGCCGGTTTTTAGCCGTCCATCGAAGAAATTTTCGCGCAAAACGCTGGGGCTTTCGTGATCGCTCCCTGGCCATGTTCACATTGCCGGAGACCCGACATGACCAATCTCGGCCCGGTTTCCCGCAGGAGACCGAGGGTTTTTCCCGATCCTCCGAATACGTTCAACTCCGTAGACACTTTTTCGCGACTTTCGTTCAACTGGATCGCTCGCATACGTCAGCGGCGACCGGTTTGAACGTGAACGGTCAAGCTCCAAATGAGGGTCATCGGCAGCGAACAAGACCTCCCCGCTGCCAAGACATGGAAGACGGCCTTCGACAGAAGACCACCCCAATTGGAGTAGACATCATGAACACCAAGTTCCTTCTCACCGCCGCCCTCGCCGCCGCTCTGGTCCCCTCCATCGCCAGCGCCGCCGGCGTGACCTTCGACCCGGCCGCCCGCGACAACGACCCGCAGTTCCTCAACACGTTCTTCAATGACGGTGGCGCCAACGCCGCTGCTGCCAAGGCCGACGCTGCCCGTTACGCCGCCGCCGAGCAGACCCTGAAGTCCGGCGCCGTGATCGGCACCCATGGTTCGGAAGCTGCGAGGGTCGTGACGACCTTCGACCCGGCCGCCCGTGACAACGACCCGCAGTTCAAGAGCGCCGTGGTTATCGAGAACCCGGCCAACGCTGCCGCCGCCAAGGCTGACGCCGACCGCTACGCGGCGGTCGAGCAGAACCTGAACTCGGGCGCCATGATCGGTACCCATGGTTCGGAAGGCGCGCGGATCGTAACGACCTTCGACCCGGCGGCCCGCGATAACGAGCCGCAGTTCAAGAACACGGTGGTGTTCGCCAACTAAGTCCGGAGCGTTTTGCTCCCTAAGGCATCGGGCCGTCCCAGTCGGGGCGGCCCTTTTTGCGTCGCTCAGGCGCCCGGCCGCCCCGGCATGTCGAAGCTTCGACCCGTTTCCACCAGCGTCTTCAGGCGCGAGATCGCCTCGACCCAGCCGGCCGACACCATGCGGCTGGTGGTCGTATCGCCACCGAAGTCGTCATGCACCAGCGTCAGTTTCGTGGCTCCGACGCCGGCCGGCTCCAGCTCCCAGGTGACACGCGATGGCGGGTCTCCCGCCACGTCTTCCGACCAGCGCGCGGCAAAGCTGTGGGACAGGCGCTTGGGCGGCGTCAGCTCAAGCAGCTCGCCGACGATCATCGCATGTCCCCCCAACAGGAACTCGATCTTGCCGCCGACACGCCACTCGGTGCGCGAGGTCATGTTGAAGTGCTGCCAGAGCGGCGTCTTCTCATCGTCGGTGAGAACCGCCCATACCGCCTCGGGCGAGGCGTCGATGAAAAGCTCGTAAACGTGCTTCGGCTTGACCGTCACAGTATTCATTTTGGCTATCCCCTGCTGAAATCCGCCCTTGAGGTCGGCGAGACCGCGCGCAAACGGCGAGGCGTAGCGCGAGATCCAGCGATCGCTCACGTCCTGAATGGGAACCGGGTTGAGATAGTGGAACTTCTCGCGCCCGACCTTGCGGGTGACCACCAGCCCGGCTTCCTCAAGGACGCCGAGATGCTTCATCACCGCGAAGCGTGACAGTGGCAGACAGCCTTCGAGCTCGCCCAACGTCCGGCCGTCCCGCTGCCTGAGGGCGTCCAGCAGTTGGCGACGGTGCGCACTGGCGAGGGCATCGAAAACGTCAGCCATGGGGATATAATATGTTCCAATTTAGTAACGTGTCAATATGGTAACCTATCACAGCGTGATGGACCACCTCATGGCAGGTATAGCCCGACTCGCCAGTCTCCTGCCAAAACCGGACATGCGAAAAATTAGGATGCAAACCGCAGCCGCAGGGCGGCGGCGTTTGCCGCGAGCAATTCCAGGGAGAGAGCGAAGTGGGCAGAACGGGGCAGTTTTCCAGGCTAGACACCGTCGTCGACAATGCCATCGGGCGGACCATCGTCGGCGCCAACATATTGATCAAGCTGAAGGGTGAGCTCGTCTACAGCCGACAGGCCGGCTTTCTCGATCGCGAGGCCGACAGGCCGATGAGGTCTCGCACCCTCTTTCGCCTGGCATCCGTCAGCAAGCCGATGGTTTCGGTGGCGGCATTGGCCATGGTGGAAGCCGGCAAGTTCCGCCTCGACGATCCCGTGACGCATTACCTGCCCGATTTCAGGCCCCGTCTTGCCGACGGCAGCGCGCCGACCATCACCATTTCTCATCTGATGACCCACACGTCGGGCCTCAGCTATGACCTCGACATTGGCAACGGCAAGCCGGCGTCCGGCGGCACTGGCCCCTCCGACTTCGACCTTGCCGAGAACGTCGCCCGCATCTCCGCCCTCCCCCTCGCCTTCCCGCCCGGAACGGGCTGGCGCTATTCTGTCGCCATCGACGTGCTGGGCGCCGTCATGGAGGCGGCCGAAGGACGCTCGTTACAGGAGATCGTCAAGGCTTACGTCACCGATCCCCTCGGCATGGCCGACACGGCCTTCCGACCGCTGGATCCGAGTCGCCTCGCCGTCGCCTATGCCGATGGCACGCCACCGACCCGGATGGGCGAGATCGAACGCGTCAAGGATGGCGAGGGCTTCGTGGAGTTCTGGTCCGGGCGCGCCTTCGACGAGACGGCCTTCCCGTCCGGCGGCGCCGGCATGATCGGCTCGGCCGAGGACTTCCTGACCTTCCTTGAGGCCATGCGCAAGGGCGGTGCGCCGATTCTCTCCGCGGCCTCCATGGCGCTCCTCACCGAGGCGCGCACGGTGGACCTCGATCCGGCGCCGTCGGGCCAGGGCTACTCGCACGGCTGGTCGATCTACCGCGACCCTTCCTTGCAGAAGATGCCATGCAAGCCCGGCACCTGGGCCTGGGGCGGCATTTACGGCAATCAGTGGTACGTCGATCCGGAAACCGGCCTCACGATCGTCAGCTTCACCAACACCGCCGTCGAAGGCTGCAACGGCGCCTTCCCGAAGGACATCTTCCGCGCCGTCTATGCGGATCTCGGCCACTGAACGGCAAAAAGGCCGCCCTGCGGGGCGGCCTTTCCACATGTCCGAAGCTTCGGAACCCTATCAGCGCGAGTAATACTCGACGACCAGGTTCGGCTCCATCTTGACGGCGTAGGGAACGTCGGCCAGGCCCGGCACGCGGACCAGCTTGGCGACCTTCTTGGCGGTATCGACCTCGATATAGTCGGGCGTATCGCGCTCGGCGAGCTCGACCGACTCGAGAACCAGAGCCAGTTCCTTGGACTTCTGGCGAACTTCGATCACGTCGCCGATCTTGCAGCGGTACGAACCGACGTTGACCTTGCGGCCGTTGACGGTGACATGGCCGTGGTTGACGAACTGACGAGCCGCGAACGGAGTCGGCACGAACTTGGCGCGGTAGACGACGGCGTCGAGACGGCTCTCGAGCAGGCCGATCAGCGCTTCCGAGGTGTCGCCACGCAGGCGGACGGCCTCTTCGTAAATCTTGTAGAACTGCTTCTCGCTGAGGTCACCGTAGTAACCCTTCAGCTTCTGCTTGGCGCGCAGCTGCAGACCGTAGTCCGAGGTCTTGCCCTTGCGGCGCTGGCCATGCTGGCCGGGGCCGTATTCACGCTTGTTGACCGGGCTCTTCGGGCGACCCCAGAGGTTCTCGCCCATGCGGCGGTCGATCTTGTACTTTGCACTATGGCGCTTAGACATCGCGTATCCCGCTTTTTGTCAGTGTTCATTCAGGACGCGCGCCCTCCTCTGTTCCGTTGCGGTCCGAAGACCACCCGAAACCGACAGGGAAACACTGCGCGCGGCAGGTTCCCCACGGGACACGTGAACGGCCACGCCGGCTCCTCGTTACCAAGGAACCGGCGGGTTGAGGGCTGAATAGTCGAGTGGGTGGCCGCTGTCAAACTGAAAGCGCGGCTTTGCCGGCTTTCAAGCCGCCATCGACGCCTTTTTCCGTCACGGCGCCGAAAAGCCCCGTGCCTTCCTCAAAGCCAAAGTTCTCGAGCATGGCCTGGGCCGGCCGGCGACCGGTCGAGAAGAAACGATGCGGCGCCCCTTCGTCGCGCGACGGGCCGGCACCCGCCGTCACCGTCGCCACGCGCCGGGCAATGGCCGGGGCGGGATCGATCCATTCCACGGGCCAGGGCGCCAGCGCCTTCAGCCGATCGAGCACCAGCGGGTAATGAGTACAGGCGAGCACCACCGCGTCGGTACGCCTGCCGCCCTCCTCCACGAAGCAGGGCCCGATTTCCGCGAGAAGCTCGGCGTCGGTGACGGTTTCACCTGAGAACTGCCGCTCGACGAGCCCGGCCAGCACCTTGGAACCGACGAGGGTGAAACGGCAGTCGCCGCCGAAGGTGTCGATGAGGTCGTGCGTATAGTCGCGCTTCACCGTGCCCGGCGTCGCCAGCACGGAAGCCAGCCGCGACCGGCTGTGCTCCGCCGCCGGCTTCACCGCTGGCACCGTTCCGACGATCGGCAGTTTGAATCGGGCGCGCAGCGGCGGCAACACCAGGGTCGAGGCCGTGTTGCAGGCGATCACCAGCGCTGCCGGGTCGAGCACGGAGAGCGCCTCGTCCATCAACGACACGACTCGGTCGACCAGGACATCCGGCTCCAGCGCCCCATAGGGGAAGACGGCGAGGTCGGCGACATAATCCATGCCGGCCTCCGGCAGCGCCTTGCCGATTTCGCGGGCGACCGAAAGACCGCCGACGCCACTGTCGAACACCAGGATGCGCATGGATTTTCCTAGAGCCTGCCCCGTTCATCCAGCCTTGGCAGCCGAATGCGGCGACATCGGGCCGAACGTCTCCATCCTCGGACCACCAGGGTTAACGAAGGATTGCGACTAGACCTCGCCGTCGTCGACGATCCGCTTCTTCGGCCGATGGTTCTTGCCGTCGAGGCAGGTGATGATGCCGCGAAGCGTCCTGATCTCCTGTTGCGTCAGCTGCTGGCGCTGGAAGATGGCGCGGAGATTGTGGATCATCGTCGGCCGCTTCTCGGGCGGATGGAAGAAGTGCCGCTCGTCGAGCACCGACTCCAAATGATCGAACAGGCCGAGCAGTTCCGCCTTGCCGGCCGGCGGCGAGCGGTCGGACGCGGCAAATGGCAGCGCGCTGTCGGGATCCTCGAAGCCGGCCTTGCGCCATTCGTAGGCCACCACCAGCACCGCCTGGGCAATGTTGAGGGACGCATACTCCGGCACCACCGGCAGCGTCAGGATCTCGTCGGCGAGCGCCACCTCGTCGTTGTTGAGACCCCAGCGCTCGCGGCCGAACAGCAGCCCCACCGCCGCGCCCTGCCCTTCCAGGTGCCGCATGTGCTTTGCTGCGTACACCGGCCCACGCACCGCCTTGGTGACGTCGCGATCGCGCGCCGTCGTGGCATAGACGAAGGAGAGATCGGCGATGGCATCCTCCAGCCGATCATAAACGCGCGCGGCGTGGATGATGTGCGTCGCCTTGGCGGCGTTGGCCTCGGCCTTCTCGTTGGGCCAACCGTCGCGCGGGGCGACGATCCGGAGATCGGACAGCCCGAAGTTGGCCATGGCACGCGCCGCCGCGCCGATGTTCTCGCCCATCTGCGGCTCGCAGAGGATGATGGCCGGCCCGCGACCGGCCGCTGTGTCGTCCGACATGATCTCGCCTATCCCGCTTTTGGCGCGGGTTTGGCATATCGCGCCGGTCAAGAAAAGGGGAGAAATCCCCGAACAGGGCCGGTTCGGAACGCAGGTGGCGCTCAGCGCGCCACCCGCGGCATCGTTCAGCGCGGTTTGGCGACCGTCGCTGCCCGCTCGGCGCCCTGCCGCTCCAGCATCCAGCCGGGATACTCGGCCGGCAACGCCGAAACCGCATCGAGACGGGAAAGCTCATCGGCCGACAGCACCACCTCGCTGGCGGCGATGTTGTCGTCGAGCTGCTCGACCGACTTGGCGCCGATGATCACCGAGGAGACGAACGGCTTGTGCAGCACATAGGCAAGCGCGATCCGGGCCACCGACACCCCCTTGTCCCTGGCGATCTCCGCCATCACGTCGATGGCGTCGAAAGCCCGGTCCTTGTTGACCGGCGGGAAGTCGAAGTTGGCGCGGCGCCCCTCGCCCGAGCCGTCGCGGTTGTACTTGCCGGACAGGAGACCGCCGGCCAGCGGACTCCACACCATCAACCCGACCTTTTCCGACAGAAGCAACGGAGCGATCTCGCGCTCCAAGTCGCGGCCGGCGATGGTGTAATAGGCCTGCAGGCTGGCGATACGGTCGAGGCCGAGCCGATCGGCGATGCCAAGCGCCTTCATGATGCGCCAGGCCGGCCAGTTGGAAACGCCGACATAGCGGATGAGGCCCTCACGAACGAGGTCGTCGAGCGCCCTCACCGTCTCCTCGATCGGCGTCACCGGATCGGTGCCGTGGATCTGGTAGAGGTCGATATAGTCGGTGCCGAGCCGCTTCAGGCTGGCCTTGACGCCATCCATGATATGGCCGCGCGAGGCGCCGCGATCGTTGACGCCCTTGCCGACCGAGCCGAACACCTTGGTGGCCAGCACCACGTCCGAACGGGAGCGGCCGGAGTTGCGGATCGCCGTGCCGGTGATCTGTTCCGACAGGCCTTCGGAATAGACGTCGGCGGTGTCGATGAAATTGACGCCCTTGTCGAGAGCGCCGGCGACGATGCGGTCGGCGACCGACTGGTCGAGCGAACCGATTGCGGTCCAGAAGCCCTGGCCGCCGAAGGTCATGGTGCCCAGGCAGATCTCGGAAACGAGGAGGCCAGTGCCACCAAGCGTGTTGTAGCGCATGTCATCACCTTGAAGAATGGAATTGAGGAACGAAAAACTGTCGGCGCCGAAGCGCGCGGCGGGCGACGCGGCACGGCGAAAGCGGCCCTGGCGCCCACCGAAAACATAGGGTGTCGCAAGCGGGCGGAATAGCCATGCCCCATGGCACAGGCTGATTAGCTGATCTATACAATCACCAGCTATTACGGCTGCTATTATGCATCCGGAGGCCGGGTTCGCCAAATCACGCTTGGGCGAGCCGGCAGCATCGATTCTGGAAGGCGCCATGGCCCGAACCGACCTTTTCGACGGCATCAGCGAGTTTCTCACCGTCGTCCGGCGCGGCAGTTTCCGCGCCGCCGCCCGCGAACTCGGCGTCACGCCGGGCGCCGTCAGCCAGGCGGTACAGACGCTGGAGCGGCGGATCGGCCTGCCGCTTCTCCATCGCACCACTCGCCATGTCGCCCTCACCGAAGCCGGAGAGCGGTTTCTTGCCGAGGTCCGACCAGCCGCCGAGGCCATCGCCGGCTCGCTCGACACGCTCGCCAATCTCAGCACCCGGCCGTCGGGAACGCTCAGGCTGCTCGTCCACAGCATCGCCGCCCGCGAAGTGCTGGCGCCGATGCTTCCGGCGTTCCTGGCGGCATATCCGGACATAGCCGTCGAGGTGATCACCGACACCAAGCGCCACGACCTCGTCGGCGGCGGGTTCGACGCCGGCATCCGCATCGGCGAGTTCATCGATCAGGACATGCTGACGGTTCGCGTCACGCCACCGTTCTCGTGGGTCGTCGTCGGTTCGCCGGCCTATTTCGCCGCGCACGGACGGCCGGCGACGCCCGACGACCTCGCCCATCACGACTGCCTGCGCTTCCGCCTGCCCGACAGCGGCGACCTCTATCGGTGGGAGTTCGAGCGGGAGGGTGTCGCCGTCACCATCGACCCGCCCGGGCAGATGACGTCGGACGACTCCGCCCTGCTGCGTGCCATGGCGGTGGCCGGCCTCGGCCTTGCCTACTCGTCATCGCAGACGGCGCGTCGCGAGCTTGCCGACGGACGCCTTGAAACCTGCCTCGACACGTTCGCGCCGGCGCAGGATGCGCTCTACCTCTATTATCCCAAGTCGAGCCGGATGCAGCCGAAGCTGCGCGTCTTCGTCGACGCCTGCCTCAGAAGCATGCGCGAGCGATCGAGGAATTAGCGCAGCAGACCGGCGACGAAGGACCCGATCGCCAGAAGGCCGAAGACGATGATCAGGGCGCCGGACAGCCGCCCCACCAACAGGGCGAACCGGTCGCTGACCTTGTGGCGCACCAGCGCCACGCCGCCCGTCAGGATGATCCACCAGGCCAGCGAGCCGGTGAACACGCCCGCGACCACCACAATGGCAGACGCGGTGTCGGCCGTCGAAGCGAGGCCCAATCCGGCAAAGAACAGCGCGAAGGACAGTATGGTCGCCGGATTGGAGATGGTGAGCAGAAAGGTGGCGCCAATGGTGCCGAGAAGATCGCGGGCGCCGATCTCCGCCGCTGGACGCGGCGGCTTCGGCCGCATGCCCTGCCAGCCAAGCCAGATCATGGCGAGGCCGCCGACAAGGCGCATCGGCCCGTCGATCGTGACGAGAAAAGCCGAGAAGGCGGCAAAGCCTAGCGCGGCCAGGGCGCCATAGACCGCATCGGCAAGCGCCGTGCCGAGCCCACCGGACAGGCCGACCCAGAAGCCGCGTTGCAGCGTCCTGTTGATGCACAGCGCCCCGATGGGACCGAGAGGGGCGGCGACGGCGAAACCGAGGGCAAACCCCTTGGCGGCAAACAACAGAAGGCTCACGGTCTCTCTCCACGAGGACGGAAGGGAGGTTCGACGACGGTCGAAAGGGCGATCATCGTTTCGCTGCGGGCGATCAGCCGGCGTCGCTTGAGATCGTCGAGGAAGGCCTCGACACCGGCGAGCGACGCCACGCGGATCTTGACGAGATAGTTCCAACCGCCGGTGACGTGCTGGCACTCGACGATGGAGGGATGGTCGACGGCAACCGCCCTGAACACCGTTTCGTCGGCGTCCGCCGCCAGCCCGATGAAGACGAACGCGGCAATGCCCAGGCCCATCGCCCCCGCGTCGGCATCGACGGTGAAGCGGCGGATCACGCCCCCGGCGACGAGGCGCCGAATGCGTTCGTTGACGGCCGAGGTCGACAGGCCAACCTCTCCGCCGATATCGGCCAGGGACCGACGCGCGTCGTCGCCGAGGCACATCACGATTTGACGATCAATCTCATCCATGCCGCATACAATCCCGACAAGATCCGATATGTCAACACTTTTTGCTGATCTATAAGATTATGACAGGAAATTTTGACGTCAGAATCAATTTGGCCGCAAAAATCGAGTGCATGGACAGCACTCCGGCAAATCCCCTATAACAAGGGCCTCAGTTTCCCCGGACAAAGGAGAGAAGCATGGCCTATGACGTCGCTGTTCTGGTTGGCAGTCTGCGCAAGGGTTCTTTCTCGCGAGCGGTGGCCGACAATCTCGCGACGCTTGCCGGAGACAAGCTGGCGCTTCGCATCATCGAGATCGGTGATCTGCCGCTCTACAATCCGGATCTCGATGGCGATGCGCCGCCGGCCGCCTGGACCAGATTTCGAGGCGAGGCCGTTTCCGC contains these protein-coding regions:
- a CDS encoding BLUF domain-containing protein, producing the protein MLSRLVFYGRTNVKIGESAGMIKSILAAASEYSPASGLTGGLVFNEKYMMEAIEGAREQVSKRLRLLFEDPRIEDLTVLAITTIDKRVFEGWAVGYAGRTIDAERLYLKYSPTVDINPTTMSAAAVLDFVREFCALDTLYVQRTGLADLRSPTLPPQPPAAALRPAPPRQDPPVETIRVVNTKTMASI
- a CDS encoding ArsR/SmtB family transcription factor, whose protein sequence is MADVFDALASAHRRQLLDALRQRDGRTLGELEGCLPLSRFAVMKHLGVLEEAGLVVTRKVGREKFHYLNPVPIQDVSDRWISRYASPFARGLADLKGGFQQGIAKMNTVTVKPKHVYELFIDASPEAVWAVLTDDEKTPLWQHFNMTSRTEWRVGGKIEFLLGGHAMIVGELLELTPPKRLSHSFAARWSEDVAGDPPSRVTWELEPAGVGATKLTLVHDDFGGDTTTSRMVSAGWVEAISRLKTLVETGRSFDMPGRPGA
- a CDS encoding BolA family protein → MAMQARDIEAMIKEALPDASVEIRDLAGDGDHYSAIVVSEAFRGLSRVKQHQLVYDALKGKMGGELHALALQTSAP
- the purL gene encoding phosphoribosylformylglycinamidine synthase subunit PurL; translated protein: MPQPPARSPGGLPVFQNDIDITPDLIARHGLKPDEYERILRLIGRKPTLTELGIFSAMWNEHCSYKSSKKWLKTLPTKGDKVVIGPGENAGVIDIGDGDVAIFKMESHNHPSYIEPYQGATTGVGGILRDVFTMGARPIAAMNSLSFGEPDHPKTRHLVAGVVAGVGGYGNSFGVPTIGGEVRFHARYNGNCLVNAFALGIARRDGIFLSEAKGVGLPVVYLGAKTGRDGVGGATMASAEFDDTIEEKRPTVQVGDPFTEKRLLEACLELMKTGAVVAIQDMGAAGLTCSAVEMGAKGNLGIRLDLDRVPQREEDMTPYEMMLSESQERMLMVLEPSKEKEAEAVFRKWELDFAVCGETTDDLRFRIIWQGKEVADLPIKELGDEAPEYDRPWVEPRKAAPLSADAIPAVNDVGAALVRLMGAPDQSSRAWVYEQYDCLVLGNSAQIPGGDAGVVRIEGKNKALAMSADVTPRYCDADPFEGGKQAVAESWRNVTAVGGDPIALTDNLNFGNPEKPEAMGQFVRALQGIAEACRALNFPIVSGNVSLYNETNGEGILPSPTIVGVGLLPDVTKMATIAFKADGDEVLLIGGHGSHLGQSVYLRDLHGREEGTPPPVDLALEKKHGDFVRGLIASGRVSTCHDLSDGGLAVALAEMAMAGRRGVSVALGGLAPHVAAFAEDQARYLIAVKPGDSAAILADAAKAGVSVERVGTVGGDAVDFGPAGKASIADLKAAYDGWFPAFMGGKA
- the purQ gene encoding phosphoribosylformylglycinamidine synthase subunit PurQ → MRSAVVLFPGSNRDHDMVKALHSVTGIQPTVVWHQDATLPDVDLIVLPGGFSYGDYLRCGAIAARSPAMLDVARKAKAGVRVLGVCNGFQILTEAGLLPGALMRNAHLRFVCKEVKLEVTNNDTDFTRAYAKGQVIRCPVAHHDGNYFADPETLARLEGEGRVAFRYADGTNPNGSINDIAGILNDAGNVLGMMPHPENLIEALHGGLDGRGLFESVVTSIAA
- the grxD gene encoding Grx4 family monothiol glutaredoxin; amino-acid sequence: MADIKSFIDNEVKSNDIVLFMKGTPDFPQCGFSGQVVQILGYLGVPFKGVNVLDNPELRDGIKAYSNWPTLPQLYVKGEFVGGCDIVREMFQKQELQAHLKEAGIAVNEAAAE